tgatataattccaaagaattctatgtgttctcatcatttttacctttctttttctctccccattattcccttaactCTAAAATACATGCCACCTCTTCGCAAGGCTGCCAGAATTTTGGAAATGTTTCGGGCActctggaaatccggatggcaaaacgcccaagtttgtcgtagaatagttcgttattttcaacactagatggcgcttatttttcgacctcaaaccctctggtgctaaaacgcccaagtttgtcgtggaatagttcgtatcgtccacgttagatggatttctcgacaagcttgggctttttagcaccagagggttttaggtcggaaaataagcgccatctagcgttgaaggtaacgaactattccacgacaaacttgagcgttttagcaccagagggtttgaggttgaaaaataagcgccatctagcgttgaaaataacgaaccattccacgacaaacttgggcggctctctcgactttccgaaactctactagctcacgtacgcgtgatctgacatagtgtgagtagtgcacccggtgctcaatctggcatctctgtgctGCAAAGGGATCAGTAAAATCTCAAATCCTTTGCCCTTATGTAGATGTAAAATGTAATAACCATAGAATGAAACAAACCTAAACTAAACCTATTTTACATTTTACagtaaaattattatataaatcaaTGTTTAATAGGGTAATAACTCACTTATTATGGTTATGTTATTCATACCTGAGCTGCTTAAAACAATTAGGATTGTTTAAATTATTGTTTGAAATCAATCACTTTTATTATCCAGTTTAAACAGAAATTATGAGTTTGAATAATGTACGAAGGTCTTTGGAGAAATATACTTTCAAACAATTTAACATGATTTGCACTCTACAGAGGTATTTAAAATTATCGAACTCAACATGATGTTTTTGCGTTTTTGATTATGCTCTGCTGAAATATAACGAAGTTGCGATTATATATCTGAGAATTTTGTGATTACTGGAAATCGCAGGAGGAGATTTAGGAAATATGGTTTTTCGATTAATTGCTTTATCAGTCAATTATCGACTGTTATCTTAAACTTTTTTACTGTTATCATGAGTATACGTGATATTTACTGTATTTTAACATGTTTTTATATTTTACCAATAGTTTCGTTTTAGTCGAAGCTTTTGTCGATATCGATTTTGTTCGCCACATGAAATTAAGGTTATTGCATGTTATCATAGATGACTTACCTAAAAAATAGATATAAAAATGAAAGTtcataaaagaaatttaaataaagtgatatttacaaaaagaaacttgttaTTTATATCTTTATAACTTGATACTAATTATTTGAATACCTTTGTATTATTTTCAAATGTTAAGGTTTACATAGTTTCGTATAATTTTGCACAAAATTAAATTCACGTACTTTATATTCTGAAAATTTGTTCTGTAAAGTGTTAACTATTTCTATatccatttttaaataataccgTGCTTATATTTAAACTGTTACGGACGGACATTTTGGAACAGATAATAGCAAACTATCGTGTATATAAACATTACTTTCTCCACTgtataaatttcattttaatttatttaaccgTTGCATGCTTATTaagcaaattaatttttatcaatTAGTGGCGATGAGTTTGTCAATAATTTATCAGTTGTACGTGAAAAACGATAATAATGTTTTGTCCAATATATCATGATATCCATCTGCAAAGGGGTTAAGTATAATTTTTGATTGTTTATAAATGGCAAATAAAATTATGGATAGAGTTAGTTGTaactatttttaaataactttgTTATTATTATCAATAACAAACATTGGAGAATAATATCTTTGTTTATTAGAACACACTTAAAAAAGTATATATCTAGCATCAAAAATGGTCACGCTACAGGATATTAGTATGCAGCTTATGAAACCAGCAAAAGATCTCGCTGATTGGAAATTTCCATTGTCACAGGTATATAGTGTTGCAATAATTATAAGTATAAAAGAACATCATTCTATTGTATTTTAGGTTTTAGAAGAATATTATGCATTATTAGAAGACCCATGTAATATAAACTTTGGGGAAGCAGCACTTGTTCTCCAAAATTCAACTAACATATACGTGCGCAGAATTGAATGTCTTTTGAATGAAATAGAAGTTCTAAAACAGATATTTTTTGGCTACGAGTAACTATTGCTCTTAACTACAGTTCAAGCTGCGCACATTATAGTTGATAATCCATGTGTATCTTTTTATagggaagaagaaataaaaaggAGTAAAGAAAAGAGAATTCCAAAAAAAGTATATATTGATCTTGAGAATTTTGTTGTTAGAGATTTAGAAGAGCATGTAGGgaaaaacataaataaaaaaaatcaatttcaaaCACAAAAGAAGATTAAATTATTAAGTCACCGTTTTACTCAATTAGAAAACAATGTAGCACAGTTATGCGATCATCCCATTCATGTGTACGACGTACTAGGGGAAATAATTGGAAAGAAATATGATTTTCGGTAAGCcgaaatttgtttctttttttttcttttttcttttttttttataacagtttacttttaattttaaGGTGTAACCAAGCTATAAATACGAGTGGAATGTTGGTGGATGAATTAACACCTTACGATTTCACTCGCGTGCTTAGTTCTCGTGTTCAAAAAGGAAGAAATTCTTTATCATCATATTCTGAACCAAAAACACCTGGTACTGGAACATCAGGATACCAGTCCGCCACGTCGTTAAACGACAATGAATTTCTTACATCTATTCATGAAGAATTTGAAGAGGATCATGATTTTTCTTTGCAAATAGAAGACGATTTCGCGGCAGACGAATCCAATATCGTGGAAAAAGAAAACATAATAAATAGAGATCATGAAATTCCTTTTGCTAACTCTAATATTTCACCGTTTATTGCCGAGAAAATTGTTTCCAAGAAACAGCATACACAAAGTAACTTACCGCAAGATCCTGTAGATGTTAATGATGTTAATTGTAAAGAAACTAATCAAACTAAAAGAAAGTATCAGAATGAAAATTCAGAGCAAACATCTCGAATCGAGGAAAAATGTCcaaagaataaaaaatacaaaaaatgtgGAACTATCGAACGAGTGGCGAATGATAACAAGCAGTTGCTAGATTGTATTTCTAAGGAAGATAAACTACGAATTGCTGAAATGGATAAATTAGACAGTATCCAATGGAAGGAAGGATTATTTGGCATGCAGAAAAAAGGGTactttttaaagaaatattcaTGTTATCTTTGAAATAAGTGAAATTTTTGTCTATATCGATATTTCTATTAGGAATCAATCGACGAAAATATCGATATGTTCTGTAGACGATGTAAATGAATTTGACTGGAAACCAATGCCGTTTATTCAGGGAATGAAAAGTGAATGTTTCGAGGATCCATCCGTTTTGAAACTTCCAGAATACTTTTCTCTCTTAGAAACAAAATTTGGCTCAGtatgtataaataatttttaatttttctttttgacTTTCACGTTCACATTTAAATTATAAGCGTCTTTTTACGTACAGGGTGAACCATGTAACGTGATCATTTTAGATGAGTTTGTTAGTAGACTGATTAGAATTTAATTTGCGCGGTATAACGTGacatttttcagaaattttcaaGATCACTTTCagctattttttaataaacctACAATTTTTATACACacattttttagaaaattttctAGATGAATTTAGCAAAcgtcaaaataaatatttcttcttCGTCCAAACTAAAGATACTGTAAACGGAAATATCCTAGTTGAGAGAATTTTATATCCGTTATTGTATTCATTTTCTGAAAGTTGTTGATAGATTACTATTAATCATTATTGATACTTGATTTTTGAAAGTGTTTGTAAACATTTCTTTCTGTCCATTCTGTCATGTCCAATGATATTTGAAGAAGTGAGCTGTTAGTAGTTTTTTGCAATCTCCTCAACTTTTCATAATTATTTACTCAACCAACGAAAAGATTATTATCAATGGTGGTTATGCAGATACTTTTTTGCAGGGAATAAAAAAGCGTCTTAAATGACATATAAAATATATAgcgttctatttaaaaaaatagaggTGATCTTTAAATCTGCAAAATGACTTTACTTACGGGGATGCATTACTCAAAATTATCTAATACTTCTCGATCTCCCAGTACTCTAATGTTATGACTTAATTCAGTTACATGAAACACCCTATATACATCCAAACTCATTTTAATTGTAGAAGAAACGTAAGGTTGTGTCAAAAATATACAAACCAGAGTGTTTGACAAAGCTTATTTCATATGAAGCTGGATTGCTTACGATTAAGGAAAAAGATATCATTTTGCGAGCAAAGAAGCAATTTAAATGCTTGCATAAACGTGAGTTAAGACGAATTATAGTACAAAATAACGTAGAAATACTTCAAAATACGTGTGTTTTTTTTTATCAGaggaattggaggattttataaAAAACTGTGGCGAGTGTTTAAATATAACAAGGAAAGATTATGATACGTCTGGGCACAAAGCTACGAGAAATGTAATTCTCGATTTATTAGACTTTCGTATTGCTCAAAATCAAAACAATTTCATTGAAAATGACACCGAAGAGATTCCAAGCAGAAATTCTACGCCTAGCGACTTACAATTGCAAtcaatttctcataattcactcGATATCGCTGAAAAATCCCGTAACTTATGTAACAGTTGGTATGAACCTTCAGTCTCGGAAATTGATGTGTCTTATTTGTTACCGGATTATCAGTCGTTAATCGAAGGTAAAATGAAAGAAATTTTCGAAGAATCTAACGTTGCAACCGAATTAGATCAAGCTGTTGCCAAGTGGCATGCCTCTCTGCAGTCGAAACTGTCCGAGGCTGAAATCAGGCCTACATTTCGAATCCACGACTATACTGCTCGTATAATAGGAACTCTACAGGCACTGGATCAAAAAAAGATCAATTTTGACAGCGTCGTTCGCGACAAACCTGCTTGCGAAGTAGCTAGATATTTTCTAGCTTCGTTGCAATTGGTACTGCtagttaaattataatttataattgtttgAAATTTTACACAAGGATTGACGAATATTCTGCTTTTACAGGCCAATACGTACGACGTGGAAATAGAAACAAAAGACAGTGATAGTAGTATAGAAATAACGTTACTCAGCGACGGAAAAGAAAGTGAGACATGTTGAAATTATCTTTGCTACCGGTGATActgttaataaaataatttttcaaatacttgaatacgtgttatattttttttttttatacaaaagtCAATTCTGTACTAAAATATATCTGCTTCTAAGTATTAGGGAGGCCGGAAAGTAATGTCGTTTCGCATGTAGATATTTGTTTGTCATTTATCAGCTCATCGTGTACTTCAAAGTCATGCCAAAGACATTGCAAGGTTAGAGTGAACTGTTTActcgaaaataattaaattttaaatttttgttgCAATTTATGATGAAATGGCGAGTCAAATACCAGAAGAGGTACATATCCGGCATTGTATGCTTTTTGAGTTTCACAAGGGCAGTAACGCAACAGTTGCTACCAAAAACATTTACAACATTTATCTAAGTACATTAGACGTTCGTAAATGCCGAAAGTGGTTTTTTAAGTTCAAATCTGGTAATTTTGACCTTCTTGGAAGGAAATCCGCGTTAAACAATCGAGAAACTGCCAACCTTGGTCGACCATCCAAGAACATTCGCAGAGGATTGGTAAAGTAAGCAGAGCAGGTGTTTGGGCCCCGTATAATCTGTCCGAAAAAAACAAAGCTAACCGGGCCACCACATGCAACTTATTGCTTCAGCGGCACAATACAGAAGCATTTTTTGATCGTTTGATCACTCGAGATGTAAAATAAATCCTCTATGGTAATCTAAAACGCAAAAGGCAGTGGCTCTCTTCGAATGAATTGCTAAAAAGTACAGCTAAGCTAGGTTTACACCCCAAAAAGGCGCTTTTGTATGTTTGATGGAATATTCGCGGGGTCGTTCATTTTGAAGTGCTGAAACCTTGAATTGAAAAGTGCCCAGTGATTGTCAACAAAAAAGGCGTTATTCTGCAACACGGTAATACAACCCCACTGCACAAGACAAACCCttgaaaaaattaatgaatGGGGATGGGAGGTATTGCCTCACCCACCATACTCGCCCGATATTGCGTCATCGGTTTGAATTCAATGTAAAAAAACGACATTACTTTCCGGTCTCCCTAATACAATAATAGTTGAATGATTCGATCGTTTCTAATTGTCGTAACGCGTGATCGCTATTAAAAATAGATAATACAAATATCTTGGTAATTAGGCGATTTAAAAAAGGGGGCTTtccattattaaaatttttactgtaCTAACACAGATTGTCTTTTTTACTgagaagtatacagggtgttcggccacctctgggaaaaattttaatgggagattctcgaggccaaaataagacgaaaatcaagaatatcaatttcttaactgacgcttcattaaaaagttattaacaaattaaagtaaaacatttcaaatagttctggaaaaactagttttggttgcaagggtcaattatacgcatttttggtgaatagacgtatctctgaaatcctacccactttcgagaaaaaaaatttggtaggtgaaatttttcggtgaaaaaaatttttcataatcgtgttaaaaaaattattttcggttgcaagaatcgattacaatcatttttggtcattacacatacccccgaaatactacgcattttcgagaaaaaaattcctttccgaaaatataatttttgaccagaaatgtctccccgaaatttcatgcaaatctttaaaacgtcataactcctgaacggattggacgattttaatgtttaaaaaagcaaactacgtgtattttggtggagaatatgtacaaatcgcaaaaatatccgaaaagttgattcttgaccccgcaaaatgagaaaaaccccataaaaatggtccaattttcaaatagccataacttctacaatagtgaatatatttcaatgaaacttttttctgaagtagagctcatggatacctacaaaaaagtgttagataacttttctgtagggcgtcaaacaaaattactaaaaatcaaaaacgaatttttaagaaaaatcgacagggggtaggtgcctaaatttttcaacgaaaaaaaaaaatttcaaatcgttctggaaaaattattttcggttgcggggatcaattacaatcatttttggtgaataaacatacccccgaaatcttgcgcattttcgagaaaaaaattcagtacgggcggaactttaaacgttactaactttttaacgaagtcaccatcaacaaattagtattcttgattttcgtcttattttggcccctagaatctcccattaaaatttttcccaggggtggccgaacaccctgtataaaggaaATCATTACATTAGAGCAGCCATGGGTAACTGGCGATTTTACTGGCTATATGGCCATTTAGGCTATCGACGGGCTACTGTTGACTACAATTAGGGCTTCTGCTGTGCCAGAGTGGTATGTTGCAGCGCCTAGTGCGTATTATTAACACGTTGGTGACCGCTCATCGTATGCGTGAGTGGCTACAGCGGACCAACCGTGGCATCATTGCTCGCTCAATATCATTTCTCTTTTCATCGAAAAGGATTAGTCTTTCGGACTAAATTTTCGTTTTAATTGTCAAATCTGATCCGACAGAAGTGTCGCCTCTATATGTTATTCTGTGGTCTCACATGATCTTATGTGCCGATGAGTTGCCCACCCCTATGTTAGAGTAACAcatcaaaatttattaaaatgtgaAGCTTTTCATATTTTCATTACATATTCTTATAATCTGATTGTATTCGCTTCACAAGACTTCATTagacaataaataaaaaaatatatctttccattaaaaaaaaaaaaaaaaatcaatactTTGACACCTGTACCTGAAACCAAAAAAACCTTACCACGCTATGTCTtcgataaaatcaaataacttCTACCTCAAACTTTCTTTCCTATCTTTGGTAATATAGTAGTTATCCAGGTGATTTGTCGTGAGTGCTCTGATAATTAATAATCTAATAAATAAAGCAAAAAAAAACCGTAGTAGGCTTGCAAATGGTTAGGAAACACTTTGATATTTTTCAATTCGTTGATAAGGAACTGACAATCATGTTTATTTCTCTTGATAAAAGATCTTGCGAAATTCAAGATAATTACAAAGTTGAAATGTTCATttagaatataaaaataataatctttAATTCTAGCtgttaatttaaatttcaaatggttTCTTTTTATCTAATTTATATGAAAACCTTCTTCCCAATTTTATTAAAAGGATTTTAACTTTATTTAATCcttttcttttataatttgGCAATATGAAGCTTTTATAACTGGCGACGTATAAACATCAAAGTATGTGACTATTCATAATaaagtttgaaatatttaaaatatagtgaataataatattttaacaatGATTTAATGCTGTAATTAATTATAACGAAAAATGATGTATGTAAAAGTTTTCAATCAATACAATAATAAGCTACATATTCGACAATCACATTTCACGTTCAAAAGAATTGTGTCAGAAACGAATCTTCGTGTATCTCTTAATTAATCCACATAATAGGTCCACTGTAGTATTTTTTGGATCCCCCTTTGTTGTccgaaaattataattattcacaCTTTATTCCCCTGCGACGATAGCAAGTGAAATTCAGAGAATTCGTTCATAAAAGAGAAGGTAAGCTTGGCTTTGAAGTACAGTTGTTTCATCGACTTCTGTTACtctataaaaaaaagtaaatttaGTGTAAAAGCTACGTACGTACAgtacaattttatttcattatcttaatgcaaatttctttttatcaatAGAAGACATTTGATTTGATTATTGCCATAGTCCTATTAGTAACTATTAACACTTTATTTACTTTCGAGTATATAACAAACAATTATATGGATATCTTCGTTATTTGACTCTGTTCATCCTATTGTTTTCATTACGAAACATATTCGAAAATGTACTGAGCAGTTCAAATGTAAATAAACATTTAGTGTTTCTTTCTATTTTCAGTGTTCGCAAGTTTCTCGATTAGCAAATACGAAGTCAATAtgatatttttattcaaattattttaatttatgctAGAAGATATCCAAATATCTCAAAAATGGTAAGTTttagaataaattttaatagtctTGTACTCAGAATATGTCATTTTATCGATATCGAGCATAACAAATTCgatgtttcattaaaaaaaaaaaaaaaaaaaaaaaaactgaccACTATATTTCCTCCATGCCTACACTAATAAAAAAAACCATTCATATCATATTATGTTCTTTCTTAAAATCTACAACTTTTGTAAATAACATTTTCACGTATTGTTAAAAACATCGAAGATATTCAGATGGACAAGGTATGTAGGATACACTGTATATTACTTCAGCTGAACAATTAAACTACTGGATGACAAGTGCATAAATATCTTAAATAGACCTGAACTATACAACACGCATAAATATGAGTGTGTTATTTGACACCCCTAAAGAAGGTAGCTACAATGCTAAAGAAACTACAATTTTGTAGctacaatttttataataaaagaaaaatacatACCTAGAATCCGAAACATGATACCACTT
The window above is part of the Colletes latitarsis isolate SP2378_abdomen chromosome 2, iyColLati1, whole genome shotgun sequence genome. Proteins encoded here:
- the LOC143348715 gene encoding uncharacterized protein LOC143348715 yields the protein MVTLQDISMQLMKPAKDLADWKFPLSQVLEEYYALLEDPCNINFGEAALVLQNSTNIYVRRIECLLNEIEVLKQIFFGYEEEEIKRSKEKRIPKKVYIDLENFVVRDLEEHVGKNINKKNQFQTQKKIKLLSHRFTQLENNVAQLCDHPIHVYDVLGEIIGKKYDFRCNQAINTSGMLVDELTPYDFTRVLSSRVQKGRNSLSSYSEPKTPGTGTSGYQSATSLNDNEFLTSIHEEFEEDHDFSLQIEDDFAADESNIVEKENIINRDHEIPFANSNISPFIAEKIVSKKQHTQSNLPQDPVDVNDVNCKETNQTKRKYQNENSEQTSRIEEKCPKNKKYKKCGTIERVANDNKQLLDCISKEDKLRIAEMDKLDSIQWKEGLFGMQKKGNQSTKISICSVDDVNEFDWKPMPFIQGMKSECFEDPSVLKLPEYFSLLETKFGSKKRKVVSKIYKPECLTKLISYEAGLLTIKEKDIILRAKKQFKCLHKQELEDFIKNCGECLNITRKDYDTSGHKATRNVILDLLDFRIAQNQNNFIENDTEEIPSRNSTPSDLQLQSISHNSLDIAEKSRNLCNSWYEPSVSEIDVSYLLPDYQSLIEGKMKEIFEESNVATELDQAVAKWHASLQSKLSEAEIRPTFRIHDYTARIIGTLQALDQKKINFDSVVRDKPACEVARYFLASLQLANTYDVEIETKDSDSSIEITLLSDGKESETC